A genomic window from Nicotiana sylvestris chromosome 11, ASM39365v2, whole genome shotgun sequence includes:
- the LOC138881327 gene encoding uncharacterized protein has product MAIDQDVKELIIMGDLDLIIRQAQGEWETRDVKLIPYRKHVEDLGNAYIDPLEIQIREKHGYCNTVEAEPNIQPWYHDIKRFLKIKEYPEQANREPLDDKQVVFS; this is encoded by the exons atggcaatcgaccaagatgtcaaAGAATTGATAATCATGGGAGACTTAGATttaattatccgacaagctcaaggagaatgggaaacccgagatgtcaagcttattccttataggaaacatgtggaagatcttg GCAATGCCTACattgatcctttggaaatccaaatccgggaaaagcatggttactgcaatacggttgaggcagaaccaaatatccagccatggtatcatgacattaagAGATTTCTGAAAATTAAAGAATACCCTGAGCAAGCCAACagagaaccattagacgacaAGCAAGTGGTTTTTTCTTGA